The Spirosoma sp. SC4-14 DNA window CGGTATTGCTAGTTGGAAAGGTAAAGGTTAATTCTTCCTCATATAACGTAGGATTGGCTTTCTCAACAATCAGTCGTATAGGTGATTCCCCATAAATTTCTTTTTTGGAAGTGCTGGTAGGATTATAATAGCGAACATCGAGGCCTAACTTTTTGGCAACCCGATCCATCATCGTGAATGATTTGAGGATCTCCATTTCATTGTCAACCACTTTATTGCTGCTAAAGAGATCGAGCTCTTTCAGCATAGGAGCATCGGAAATACCTTTCTTTTCATCTTTAATTAACAGACTGGCCTGCACCTTATAAACAGGTGGTTGATAGAGAAGATATATGTAAGCAGCCACTAAGGCCAGCACAAGCGAAAGAACAAACCAGGGCCAATAGCGAAGGTATCGCAGTAGCATGGCCCGAAGATCGGCTTGAGGTTCTAAATCATAGACCTGATATGGTGTGTAGGAATTGGGAACCATGTTTTTGGGTGTTAAAAACGGCTAATAATAATGGCGATAAAGGATAGTCCACTGATTATTATTGGTAAAACCTGATAAATACGGTCAGCACTGGCTACCCGTGCGCTACCTGGTTCTACATACACAATATCATTTGGGCGGAGATAATAATAGGGCGACTTAAAGACATCGCGT harbors:
- a CDS encoding Wzz/FepE/Etk N-terminal domain-containing protein — its product is MVPNSYTPYQVYDLEPQADLRAMLLRYLRYWPWFVLSLVLALVAAYIYLLYQPPVYKVQASLLIKDEKKGISDAPMLKELDLFSSNKVVDNEMEILKSFTMMDRVAKKLGLDVRYYNPTSTSKKEIYGESPIRLIVEKANPTLYEEELTFTFPTSNTVQLNGQVYPINQSIRTPYGQLRIFTRKPLNNKLEPVITRVFPQCWTLRE